A single genomic interval of Wolbachia endosymbiont of Diaphorina citri harbors:
- a CDS encoding IS481 family transposase, which translates to MSTIQTKILKPKLGLLELAKQLGNVSQACKVMGYSRDTFYRFKELYENGGEEALHEISKKKPLMANRVSEDMERAVVNIATEFPAYGQQRAANELRKRGIIISEGGVRSVWLRNDLETFKKRLRALEAKVMQDGIILTEEQLAALEKVKEQREAHGEIETEHPGYLGSQDTYYVGNIKGIGRIYQQTFIDTYSRVAFAKLYTDKTAITAADLLNDRVIPFFDVQSVPLLRILTDRGTEYCGKPENHAYQLYLGIENIDHSRTKANSPQTNGICERFHKTMQDECYNIIFRKKIYNSLEDLQIDVDHWLRSYNETRPHSGKYCYGKTPTQTFLNSKHIAFQKNISSMKQETDISFNYLNSSVS; encoded by the coding sequence ATGAGTACGATACAAACAAAAATACTAAAGCCGAAACTAGGATTGCTAGAGCTAGCAAAACAGCTTGGAAATGTGTCTCAAGCATGCAAGGTTATGGGATATTCAAGGGATACATTTTATAGATTCAAAGAACTATATGAAAATGGAGGAGAAGAAGCGCTGCATGAGATAAGCAAGAAAAAACCACTTATGGCAAACAGAGTCTCTGAAGACATGGAAAGAGCTGTAGTTAATATTGCAACAGAATTTCCTGCATATGGACAACAAAGAGCTGCAAATGAACTGAGAAAAAGGGGCATAATAATCTCTGAAGGTGGAGTGAGATCTGTATGGCTGAGAAATGACCTTGAGACCTTCAAAAAAAGACTGAGGGCTCTTGAGGCAAAAGTTATGCAAGATGGAATAATTCTAACAGAGGAGCAACTTGCGGCTTTAGAAAAAGTTAAAGAACAAAGGGAAGCACATGGTGAAATTGAAACAGAGCATCCAGGTTATTTAGGTTCTCAAGATACTTATTATGTAGGCAACATCAAGGGTATAGGAAGAATCTATCAGCAAACTTTTATTGATACTTATTCGAGAGTGGCTTTTGCTAAGCTTTATACAGATAAAACTGCTATTACCGCTGCTGACTTGCTGAATGATAGAGTAATACCATTTTTTGATGTACAAAGCGTGCCATTATTGCGCATTTTGACCGATAGAGGTACAGAATATTGTGGCAAACCAGAGAATCACGCTTATCAGTTATACTTAGGAATCGAAAATATTGATCACTCAAGAACTAAAGCCAATTCTCCGCAAACTAATGGCATATGCGAGAGATTCCATAAGACTATGCAAGATGAGTGTTACAATATTATTTTTCGCAAGAAAATCTACAATTCTTTGGAAGATCTGCAGATAGATGTTGATCATTGGTTGCGTTCTTATAATGAGACAAGGCCTCATTCAGGCAAATATTGCTATGGCAAAACGCCTACTCAGACTTTTCTTAATAGCAAACACATTGCTTTTCAGAAAAATATTAGTAGCATGAAACAAGAGACTGATATTAGTTTTAACTACCTCAATTCTTCTGTCAGTTAA
- a CDS encoding IS110 family transposase: MITSYQNFIGIDIGKFKNVVAVHKQKNAVEFDNDTAGWQQLFQDFSNILPNSLVTLENTGKYELGLAHFLVDKDIAVHRANTRKVKSFVLSHGTLAKSDQSDARALAQYGFERYSTLSLFAPMSKEQTTLVALCQRRDDITKMRAQEKSRLAAPENDHIKESCQKTIEFFNSQIDELNNTIQKIIDENPELQKRQKILKTVPGIGAKLSQDFLCLMPELGYVSRGEIASLAGVAPHPKESGKTIGYRRISGGRSNVREKLFTAAMSASRSKSALGGFYSRLVGKGKKKMVAMTALMRKIIVIANARLKEAVNVN; the protein is encoded by the coding sequence ATGATTACATCTTATCAAAATTTTATTGGCATTGATATCGGAAAATTTAAAAATGTTGTTGCAGTTCACAAACAGAAGAATGCTGTCGAATTCGACAATGATACTGCTGGCTGGCAACAATTGTTTCAAGATTTTTCAAATATCTTACCTAATTCTTTAGTAACTCTGGAAAACACTGGAAAATATGAGCTTGGCTTAGCACATTTTCTTGTTGATAAAGATATTGCTGTACATCGAGCTAATACTCGCAAAGTAAAAAGCTTTGTTCTATCTCATGGAACTTTAGCAAAGTCTGATCAATCAGATGCAAGAGCCCTTGCTCAGTATGGGTTTGAACGCTATAGTACTCTATCTCTATTTGCACCTATGTCAAAAGAACAAACAACCTTAGTTGCACTTTGTCAACGTCGTGATGACATTACAAAAATGAGAGCTCAAGAGAAATCTAGGCTTGCAGCACCTGAAAACGACCATATAAAAGAAAGCTGTCAGAAAACTATTGAATTCTTTAATAGCCAGATAGATGAGCTCAACAATACCATACAAAAAATTATTGATGAGAATCCAGAGTTACAAAAGCGCCAAAAAATCCTTAAAACAGTTCCAGGAATAGGTGCAAAATTATCTCAAGATTTTCTGTGTCTAATGCCAGAACTTGGTTATGTAAGTAGGGGAGAAATTGCAAGTCTTGCTGGAGTTGCACCTCATCCGAAAGAAAGTGGTAAAACTATTGGTTATCGCAGAATAAGTGGTGGCAGAAGCAACGTTCGTGAAAAGCTTTTTACAGCTGCGATGTCTGCTTCAAGGTCTAAGTCTGCGCTTGGTGGCTTCTATTCAAGGCTTGTTGGTAAAGGTAAAAAGAAGATGGTGGCTATGACAGCTCTAATGCGTAAAATCATAGTAATTGCCAATGCGAGGCTTAAAGAAGCAGTCAATGTGAATTAA